A genomic window from Halogeometricum borinquense DSM 11551 includes:
- a CDS encoding nitrous oxide reductase accessory protein NosL, with protein MCDQRPADDGNTFRRRHFLLASAGVGAASLAGCLGGNEGGGDGGQTTAPTAVTIPEGSTCEVCGMNIRQNPGPITEIFYQDKQPNGHDNPARFDSVWEAYQYEFEKDDAGWTDVAFYVTDYSSVEYRTFEEGGDTFISSNYESSAFVPATEVTYVVDSSVKGAMGRDLVPFSKASDAESFQSEFGGSLATHDEVTPEVIAGIGQ; from the coding sequence ATGTGTGATCAACGACCCGCAGACGATGGAAACACGTTCCGACGACGACACTTTCTGCTTGCCAGCGCGGGCGTCGGAGCGGCGTCTCTCGCGGGATGTCTTGGGGGCAACGAGGGTGGCGGCGACGGAGGGCAGACGACAGCACCCACAGCGGTCACGATACCGGAGGGTTCGACCTGCGAAGTGTGTGGGATGAACATCCGACAGAATCCCGGACCGATAACGGAAATCTTCTACCAAGACAAGCAACCGAACGGCCACGACAACCCCGCACGCTTCGACAGCGTGTGGGAAGCGTACCAGTACGAGTTCGAAAAGGACGACGCCGGATGGACGGACGTGGCCTTCTACGTCACCGACTACTCGTCCGTCGAGTACCGGACGTTCGAGGAAGGCGGCGACACCTTCATTTCGAGCAACTACGAGTCGTCGGCGTTCGTCCCGGCCACCGAGGTCACGTACGTCGTTGACTCGTCGGTAAAGGGGGCGATGGGCCGTGATCTCGTCCCCTTCTCGAAGGCGTCGGACGCGGAGTCGTTCCAGTCAGAGTTCGGCGGATCGCTGGCGACACACGATGAAGTGACTCCTGAGGTCATTGCTGGAATCGGTCAGTGA
- a CDS encoding geranylgeranyl reductase family protein yields MPAEAYDMVVVGGGTAGAFAAATAASEGLDVVLLERKSEEEAGHIACGDAIKGTSTFPDVIDLDYLKEESFTNQNITRAVFENPRGDDLDVPFRGAGAVVDRKRYGEVILEEADRLGTDMHYDTVVQDVSQDDDGRVTGVRAKRNGDVVEYEADVTIDGAGALSILQDKTDFSGTTFDTNVSYSQFCSAYREVIDVPEPVDYDDAIVFKPTEELGYLWYFPRSPTEINAGLGFQMTEEPMKLVDDLKRDLRNRPEFEGGTVTDKLGAALPTRRPYDSAVAPGFIAAGDSAGHVNPTTGGGIPGAAKSAHWAAKHAVKAISDGDVSEASLWEYNRDVMTDFGKRFAAVDLYNIWGMAHDVDELVEIVSSLPGQQLLDSLSKGSSSMGLGLQLQTLVKTFGHWDALYELYRVRKRAKEITTIYNAYPSSPRAFEGWQDSRDSVMDDLYDLVGTDPKY; encoded by the coding sequence ATGCCAGCGGAAGCCTACGACATGGTCGTCGTCGGTGGAGGCACGGCGGGAGCCTTCGCCGCGGCCACCGCGGCGTCGGAAGGGCTTGACGTCGTCCTCCTTGAACGAAAGTCAGAGGAGGAAGCGGGCCACATCGCCTGCGGTGACGCCATTAAGGGCACAAGCACCTTCCCCGACGTCATTGACCTTGACTATTTAAAAGAGGAGTCGTTTACTAACCAAAACATCACGCGTGCAGTGTTCGAGAATCCGCGCGGGGACGACCTCGACGTCCCGTTCCGCGGTGCCGGTGCGGTTGTAGACCGCAAGCGCTACGGCGAGGTTATTCTCGAAGAGGCGGACCGCCTCGGAACCGACATGCACTACGACACCGTCGTCCAAGACGTATCGCAGGACGACGACGGCCGCGTGACGGGCGTTCGTGCCAAACGAAACGGTGACGTGGTCGAGTACGAGGCTGACGTCACAATTGACGGCGCGGGCGCGCTCTCGATTCTCCAAGATAAGACGGACTTCTCGGGGACGACGTTCGATACGAACGTCTCGTACTCGCAGTTCTGTTCGGCCTACCGCGAGGTCATCGACGTTCCCGAGCCGGTCGATTACGACGATGCAATCGTGTTCAAGCCGACGGAAGAACTCGGCTATCTCTGGTACTTCCCGCGCAGTCCCACGGAGATAAACGCCGGTCTCGGCTTCCAGATGACCGAAGAACCGATGAAACTCGTCGATGACCTCAAGCGTGACCTCCGCAACCGACCCGAATTCGAAGGCGGGACGGTCACGGACAAACTCGGTGCGGCCCTCCCGACGCGCCGCCCCTACGATTCGGCCGTCGCTCCCGGATTTATCGCCGCCGGGGATTCTGCCGGTCACGTCAATCCGACCACCGGTGGCGGCATCCCCGGTGCGGCCAAGTCCGCCCATTGGGCAGCCAAGCACGCCGTTAAAGCCATCTCAGATGGCGACGTGAGCGAGGCGAGCCTCTGGGAGTACAACCGCGACGTGATGACCGACTTCGGCAAGCGCTTTGCCGCCGTCGATCTGTACAATATCTGGGGAATGGCACACGACGTAGACGAACTCGTCGAAATCGTTTCCTCGCTGCCGGGACAGCAACTTCTCGACTCGCTCAGTAAAGGCTCCTCGAGTATGGGGCTTGGTCTCCAACTGCAGACGCTCGTCAAGACGTTCGGCCACTGGGATGCGCTGTACGAACTCTACCGGGTTCGAAAACGAGCCAAAGAGATCACTACGATCTACAACGCTTACCCCTCCTCACCGCGCGCATTCGAGGGATGGCAGGACTCACGCGACAGCGTGATGGACGATCTGTACGATCTCGTCGGCACCGACCCCAAATACTGA
- a CDS encoding ABC transporter ATP-binding protein, with protein sequence MTNSVKDEYAQNDTAASDGESGSNDERGSDAGHVEATNATTALRANNISRSFGDVSVFSNLSFGVERGEVFSLVGPNGSGKSTLLEVLAGVRPTSTGSVTVSQREDGVREVGYLPQRPSFRDGFTARDTLDFYARFLDGVGDDEVTETLERVGLSGVADRSVGSLSGGMTRLLGLGQAVLGDPAVLVLDEPGSGLDPAMVERLFGIVGELAQSGSAVVVASHELPAIETYADTVAVLDGGEFVARGTPESLLSQAEADTLPDAFLRLVGAEAGSVTVRADATSREATR encoded by the coding sequence GTGACTAACAGTGTGAAGGACGAATACGCACAGAACGACACGGCGGCCAGCGACGGTGAGAGTGGATCAAACGACGAACGCGGTTCCGACGCGGGCCACGTCGAAGCAACCAACGCGACTACTGCACTCCGCGCCAACAACATCTCCCGGTCGTTCGGCGACGTTTCGGTGTTCTCGAATCTCTCGTTCGGCGTGGAACGAGGGGAAGTGTTCTCTTTGGTCGGCCCGAACGGGTCCGGAAAATCGACGCTACTCGAAGTCCTTGCGGGCGTCCGGCCGACCAGTACCGGATCAGTGACGGTGTCACAACGCGAAGACGGGGTCCGTGAAGTGGGTTACCTACCGCAACGGCCCAGTTTCCGCGACGGATTCACCGCGCGCGACACCCTCGACTTCTACGCGCGCTTTCTCGACGGTGTCGGCGACGACGAAGTAACAGAGACGCTCGAACGGGTCGGACTCTCCGGCGTCGCAGACCGGTCGGTAGGGTCGCTGTCCGGCGGGATGACTCGCCTCCTCGGACTCGGACAGGCAGTGCTCGGTGACCCGGCGGTTCTCGTCCTCGACGAACCCGGCAGTGGACTCGACCCGGCGATGGTCGAACGACTGTTCGGTATCGTCGGCGAACTCGCTCAGTCGGGATCCGCCGTGGTCGTCGCATCGCACGAACTTCCGGCCATCGAGACGTACGCCGACACCGTCGCGGTCCTCGACGGCGGCGAGTTCGTCGCTCGCGGGACGCCTGAATCGCTTCTGTCACAGGCCGAAGCAGACACTCTGCCCGACGCGTTCCTCCGTCTCGTCGGGGCCGAAGCAGGGTCGGTCACAGTTCGCGCGGACGCCACCTCGCGGGAGGCTACTCGATGA
- a CDS encoding FAD-dependent oxidoreductase: MDTTVTVAAVRDVGPETVAIEFESPDGFEADPGQFVKLSAAVEGEEYSRFYTLSSPDVEGTFEVTVGIDPEEAGPFSQFLVDLDTGDTLDVSGPFGQSYYQGESRAVVLAGGPGIGPAVGIGEAAVADGNQVAIIYQTSAPAHEERLDELRDAGASVVITDDEITDAVADVVTDGAEEQVFVYGFSDFVAAAEGAIDAAGGDSDAAKVENFG, translated from the coding sequence ATGGATACGACAGTCACCGTCGCCGCGGTCCGTGACGTTGGGCCCGAGACGGTCGCCATCGAATTCGAGTCGCCTGATGGATTCGAGGCCGACCCCGGCCAGTTCGTGAAGCTCTCCGCAGCGGTCGAAGGGGAGGAGTACAGCCGATTCTATACGCTCTCTTCGCCGGATGTTGAGGGGACGTTCGAGGTCACTGTCGGCATCGACCCCGAGGAGGCCGGGCCGTTCAGTCAGTTCCTCGTGGACCTCGATACGGGTGACACACTCGACGTTTCCGGGCCGTTCGGACAGAGCTACTATCAGGGCGAGTCGCGCGCCGTCGTTCTCGCAGGCGGTCCGGGTATCGGTCCCGCCGTCGGCATCGGCGAAGCCGCCGTCGCTGACGGCAACCAAGTGGCCATTATCTACCAGACTAGCGCGCCCGCGCACGAGGAGAGGCTGGATGAACTCCGTGACGCGGGTGCGTCGGTGGTTATAACCGACGACGAGATCACTGACGCCGTCGCTGACGTTGTAACAGATGGGGCGGAAGAACAGGTGTTCGTCTACGGATTCAGCGACTTCGTCGCGGCCGCCGAGGGGGCAATCGATGCTGCGGGTGGCGACAGCGACGCCGCGAAAGTAGAAAACTTCGGCTGA
- a CDS encoding 2-oxoacid:acceptor oxidoreductase subunit alpha produces the protein MPADFNWAIGGEAGDGIDSTGKIFAQALSRAGRHVFTSKDFASRIRGGYTAYKVRTAVDPVQSVVDRLDVLIALTPRTIEENLDELHEGSVIIYDGERTTMENVEIPEGMIGLDVPLKRLAEEAGGAIMRNVVALGAACEVAEFPIENLDSALEKRFGSKGQQLVDNNKEAARKGQDYVADEYDHEFDYDLETTDEDYVLLNGDEAIGMGAIAAGCKFYAGYPITPATDVMEYLTGRIENFGGHVVQAEDELAAINLALGAARAGARSMTATSGPGIDLMTETFGLVATSETPLVIVDVMRSGPSTGMPTKQEQGDLNMLLYGGHGEIPRFVLAPTTIAECFWKTVEAFNLAEKYQTPVYLTADLAMAVTEQTFSPEMFDMDKVEIDRGKVVDEDTISEWQNEKGQFQPHAITEDGISPRAFPGTDEGAHMSTGLEHDELGRRTEDTDMRIEQVDKRTRKVETAKAEEDWSPREFGNPDADTLVVSWGSNEGAMIEAIDFLEEDGIDVRFLSIPYMFPRYDLTEAFEEADEVIVVECNATGQFADIIEHDTLTRVKRVNKYNGVRFKADELAADIKETLEA, from the coding sequence ATGCCTGCGGACTTCAACTGGGCCATCGGCGGGGAAGCCGGCGATGGTATCGACTCGACGGGGAAGATCTTCGCCCAGGCACTCTCTCGGGCTGGACGACACGTCTTCACCTCGAAGGACTTCGCGTCGCGCATCCGCGGTGGATACACGGCGTACAAAGTCCGAACAGCGGTGGATCCGGTGCAGAGCGTCGTCGATCGGCTCGACGTGCTCATCGCGCTGACCCCACGAACTATCGAGGAGAACCTCGACGAACTTCACGAGGGTTCTGTCATCATCTACGATGGTGAACGAACCACGATGGAGAACGTCGAGATTCCCGAGGGGATGATCGGGCTGGACGTTCCTCTCAAACGACTCGCCGAGGAAGCCGGTGGGGCCATCATGCGCAACGTCGTCGCACTCGGTGCGGCGTGCGAGGTCGCAGAGTTCCCCATCGAGAACCTCGACAGCGCACTGGAGAAACGCTTCGGATCGAAGGGTCAACAGCTCGTTGACAACAACAAGGAGGCGGCACGGAAAGGTCAAGACTACGTCGCCGACGAGTACGATCACGAGTTCGACTACGACCTCGAAACGACCGACGAGGACTACGTTCTCCTGAACGGCGACGAAGCCATCGGGATGGGCGCAATCGCGGCCGGCTGTAAGTTCTACGCCGGGTACCCCATCACGCCCGCGACGGACGTCATGGAGTACCTCACGGGTCGCATCGAGAACTTCGGCGGACACGTCGTTCAAGCCGAAGACGAACTCGCGGCAATCAACCTCGCACTTGGTGCGGCACGCGCGGGTGCGCGGTCGATGACTGCGACCTCCGGTCCGGGTATCGACCTGATGACCGAAACGTTCGGTCTGGTCGCCACCTCGGAGACGCCGCTCGTCATCGTGGACGTAATGCGCTCCGGTCCCTCGACCGGGATGCCGACGAAGCAAGAGCAGGGTGACCTGAACATGCTTCTGTACGGCGGTCACGGCGAGATTCCGCGCTTCGTTCTCGCACCGACGACGATTGCTGAGTGCTTCTGGAAGACTGTCGAAGCGTTCAACCTCGCCGAAAAGTACCAAACGCCCGTCTACCTCACGGCCGACCTCGCGATGGCGGTCACAGAGCAGACGTTCTCTCCGGAGATGTTCGACATGGACAAAGTCGAAATCGACCGCGGAAAGGTCGTCGACGAAGACACCATCTCCGAGTGGCAAAACGAGAAGGGGCAGTTCCAACCCCACGCCATCACCGAGGACGGCATCTCGCCGCGCGCGTTCCCCGGCACGGACGAGGGGGCGCACATGTCCACGGGTCTCGAACACGACGAACTCGGCCGTCGGACCGAAGACACGGACATGCGCATCGAACAGGTAGACAAACGTACTCGCAAAGTCGAGACGGCGAAGGCCGAAGAGGACTGGAGTCCGCGCGAGTTCGGAAACCCCGATGCCGACACGCTGGTCGTCTCGTGGGGATCGAACGAGGGTGCGATGATCGAGGCTATCGACTTCCTCGAAGAGGACGGCATCGACGTCCGGTTCCTCTCGATTCCGTACATGTTCCCGCGCTACGACCTAACCGAGGCATTCGAGGAAGCCGACGAAGTCATCGTGGTCGAGTGTAACGCCACGGGGCAGTTCGCCGACATCATCGAGCACGACACGCTTACACGCGTCAAGCGTGTGAACAAGTATAACGGCGTCCGATTCAAGGCGGACGAACTCGCAGCGGACATCAAAGAGACGCTGGAGGCCTAA
- a CDS encoding aldo/keto reductase, whose translation MSEQSLTTEDVPLANGMPMLGLGTWQNDEPEDCARAVETALNMGYRHIDTAQIYGNEEFVGEGIENATVPREDIFLATKVWIDNLSYDEVLATTEESLEKLGVESVDLLYVHWPAREYDPEETFRAFNELYDEGKIDRIGISNFEPEQIETAVKSADVPIFANQVELHPLLQQEDLRAACEEHDIEVVAYSPLARGTVFEVPELEAIAEKHGVSEAQVSLAWLREKGVTAIPKATGEDHIRDNWQSLRVELDAEDIDRIDNIERTDRRVDPDFAPW comes from the coding sequence ATGTCTGAGCAGTCGCTTACGACCGAGGACGTACCACTGGCCAACGGAATGCCGATGCTCGGCCTCGGGACGTGGCAGAACGACGAACCAGAAGACTGCGCGCGAGCGGTCGAGACAGCCCTGAACATGGGCTATCGGCACATCGATACCGCACAGATCTACGGCAATGAGGAGTTTGTCGGAGAAGGAATCGAGAACGCCACCGTGCCGCGCGAGGATATCTTCCTCGCTACGAAGGTGTGGATAGACAATCTCTCGTACGACGAGGTGCTCGCGACGACCGAAGAGAGTCTGGAAAAACTCGGCGTCGAATCCGTGGATCTGCTCTATGTCCACTGGCCGGCCCGCGAGTACGACCCCGAAGAGACGTTCCGCGCGTTCAACGAACTGTACGACGAGGGCAAGATAGACCGTATCGGAATTAGTAACTTCGAACCCGAGCAGATCGAAACAGCCGTCAAAAGCGCTGATGTTCCGATATTCGCCAACCAAGTTGAACTTCACCCCCTCCTCCAGCAGGAAGACCTCAGAGCGGCCTGCGAGGAACACGATATCGAAGTCGTCGCCTACTCCCCGCTTGCGCGCGGGACCGTGTTCGAGGTACCCGAACTCGAAGCAATCGCCGAGAAGCACGGAGTGAGCGAGGCGCAGGTGTCGCTAGCGTGGCTTCGTGAGAAGGGTGTCACGGCGATTCCGAAAGCGACGGGTGAAGACCACATCCGTGACAACTGGCAGTCGCTCCGTGTCGAACTCGACGCGGAGGACATCGACCGCATCGACAATATCGAACGCACGGACCGGCGTGTGGATCCCGACTTCGCCCCCTGGTAA
- a CDS encoding ABC transporter permease subunit yields MNRDSFDYLFVVATRELRTVARTPALLALAAAFTVSIVGVAWAGSGGGGGFVPLTLDLLTFVEVLVPLLAFAFGYRTVVEDRLTGELDVLRTYDVSRIAYVGGVYVGRGVALVATVVLALVLGGALVPLLTADVPTFLAINTAADSALRFVRFVVLAAAFTLVALAATLAVSAAARTVRTAFALAAVLAALFVLGIDTTLLAGLAAGVVPAEGIAGLLALSPNSAFRGLVLSSAVGVVGGAEVTAGSPLWNVIGLLVWWVGSLGIAVWRVWPAVEDVTN; encoded by the coding sequence ATGAACCGCGACTCGTTCGACTACCTGTTCGTCGTGGCGACGCGCGAACTCCGGACCGTCGCCCGAACGCCCGCACTCCTTGCGCTCGCTGCGGCGTTCACCGTCAGCATCGTGGGTGTCGCGTGGGCCGGATCCGGCGGCGGCGGCGGATTCGTCCCGCTGACGCTCGACCTCCTGACGTTCGTCGAGGTGCTCGTCCCGTTGCTCGCGTTCGCCTTCGGCTACCGAACTGTCGTCGAAGACAGGCTAACGGGCGAACTCGACGTGTTGCGAACGTACGACGTGAGTCGAATCGCATACGTCGGCGGCGTCTACGTCGGCCGCGGCGTTGCGCTGGTCGCCACTGTCGTCCTCGCGCTCGTCCTCGGTGGTGCGCTCGTTCCGCTGTTGACCGCCGACGTGCCGACGTTTCTCGCAATCAACACGGCAGCGGACTCGGCGCTTCGGTTCGTCCGATTCGTCGTCCTCGCGGCGGCGTTCACGTTAGTCGCACTCGCGGCGACGCTGGCTGTTTCCGCCGCGGCGCGGACCGTCCGGACGGCGTTCGCGCTGGCGGCCGTCCTCGCGGCGCTGTTCGTGCTCGGTATCGACACGACGCTCTTGGCTGGACTCGCCGCCGGCGTCGTGCCGGCCGAGGGCATCGCTGGACTCCTCGCACTGAGTCCGAACAGCGCGTTCAGAGGGCTCGTCCTCTCGTCAGCCGTCGGCGTCGTCGGCGGTGCCGAGGTCACCGCTGGAAGCCCACTCTGGAACGTCATCGGACTCCTCGTCTGGTGGGTCGGCAGTCTCGGGATCGCTGTGTGGCGTGTCTGGCCCGCCGTCGAAGACGTGACCAACTAA
- a CDS encoding 2-oxoacid:ferredoxin oxidoreductase subunit beta, translating into MSSEIRFTDFKSDKQPTWCPGCGDFGTMNGMMKALANTGNDPDNTFVVAGIGCSGKIGTYMHSYALHGVHGRALPVGAGVKLANPDLEVMVAGGDGDGYSIGAGHFVHAVRRNVDMTYVVMDNRIYGLTKGQASPTSREDFETSTTPEGPQQPPVNPMALALAAGATFIAQSFSTDARRHAEIVQKAIEHDGFGFVNVFSPCVTFNDVDTYDYFRDSLVDLAEEDHDPTDYDAAKEVILDADKEFQGVVWQDEASVPYDEKHGVTENMSEIGEGAPEGAMDLVREFY; encoded by the coding sequence ATGAGCTCCGAAATCCGATTCACGGACTTCAAATCCGACAAGCAACCGACGTGGTGCCCCGGCTGTGGGGACTTCGGTACGATGAACGGGATGATGAAAGCGCTTGCGAACACGGGGAACGACCCCGACAATACGTTCGTCGTCGCCGGTATCGGCTGTTCCGGCAAGATCGGGACGTACATGCACTCGTACGCCCTCCACGGCGTCCACGGTCGTGCGCTCCCGGTCGGCGCAGGCGTCAAACTCGCCAACCCCGACCTCGAAGTGATGGTCGCGGGCGGCGACGGTGACGGCTACTCCATCGGTGCGGGCCACTTCGTCCACGCGGTTCGGCGCAACGTCGATATGACGTACGTCGTGATGGACAACCGTATCTACGGGCTGACGAAGGGGCAGGCGTCGCCGACCTCGCGCGAGGACTTCGAGACATCTACGACGCCCGAAGGGCCGCAGCAACCGCCAGTCAACCCGATGGCGCTCGCTCTCGCCGCGGGCGCGACGTTCATCGCACAGTCGTTCTCGACGGACGCGCGGCGACACGCCGAAATCGTGCAGAAGGCTATCGAACACGACGGCTTCGGATTCGTCAACGTGTTCAGTCCGTGCGTCACGTTCAACGACGTGGACACGTACGACTACTTCCGCGACTCGCTCGTGGACCTCGCCGAAGAAGACCACGACCCGACGGACTACGACGCCGCCAAAGAGGTCATCCTCGACGCGGACAAGGAGTTCCAGGGTGTCGTCTGGCAGGACGAAGCGTCGGTTCCCTACGACGAGAAACACGGCGTGACGGAGAACATGTCCGAGATCGGCGAGGGCGCACCTGAGGGTGCGATGGACCTCGTCCGCGAGTTCTACTGA
- a CDS encoding NosD domain-containing protein, with the protein MALLTPAETRWVVGVVAVILLLASVSFVLTPVSGEQLQPVNYEDTVDMGGTGVDLRRAEAEGFVLPRSEVFFSGYRYVVGYGGVDTAASELADPSTRRQFGRPLAVYVSDFSTISPTLSEDGFVVPEQGRAVGWTAAESAHFVVGSEARVPSGPAVLPFSKRQDATQFAAANGGDVVDWKTLQSRVGDPLQNRLARFEREETTRRTWANETVATADERLDRPRSVVVGEDAPTVAAAVEAAPANTTVFLPAGTYRVDSVVVNRSVTIAGAGPQTVIRGDGNGTVFHLRADGAAVTDLRITGVGDVGSRGFDRRNETLNWDTTVQLAYGYGDAAIVLDDADRGVVADVTIDTPASGVIVRHSNESVLRNLTVNGADTASEGFMGAILIGARSVVEESTFYDGRDGVYTHRADGSVVRENQFAPGRYGVHEMYTSETLVTDNVVRDAQMGIIVMTRPTNNLIVGNEVRDSEFGIVPAGGDSYYAENVVVGNEYGLQVAGDRNTFAANVVVGNDVGLRATDILPSNWVVRNDVVANARRVASNLGPLRTWTHHGVGNYWGALPLPDADGDGVYDRAYQPSGSVDARLGETPGTTTLAQSPAAATLRRVRDVVSGLRQTGVVDTAARTRPFDPEAVVEAMNATETTNSTVIDAADTSQQTGGASA; encoded by the coding sequence ATGGCGCTCCTGACGCCAGCGGAGACGCGATGGGTAGTGGGCGTGGTGGCCGTTATCCTCCTTCTTGCTAGCGTCTCGTTCGTCTTAACGCCGGTTAGCGGCGAGCAGTTGCAACCCGTCAACTACGAAGATACGGTGGACATGGGTGGAACTGGCGTTGACCTCCGCCGGGCCGAAGCCGAGGGATTCGTCCTTCCGCGCTCGGAGGTGTTTTTCTCCGGCTACCGGTATGTCGTCGGCTACGGCGGTGTCGATACCGCGGCGAGCGAACTGGCCGACCCCAGCACGCGGCGGCAGTTCGGGCGTCCGCTGGCCGTCTACGTCTCGGACTTTTCGACGATTTCCCCGACGCTGTCTGAGGACGGATTCGTCGTTCCCGAACAGGGCCGCGCCGTCGGGTGGACAGCGGCAGAATCAGCCCACTTCGTCGTCGGAAGTGAGGCCCGCGTCCCCTCAGGACCGGCGGTACTTCCGTTCTCGAAGCGGCAGGATGCAACACAGTTTGCGGCGGCCAACGGCGGCGACGTGGTGGACTGGAAAACGCTTCAGTCCCGCGTCGGTGACCCACTGCAGAACCGACTCGCGCGGTTCGAGCGCGAGGAGACCACACGGCGAACGTGGGCAAACGAGACGGTAGCGACGGCCGACGAGCGTCTGGACCGACCGCGCTCGGTCGTCGTCGGAGAAGACGCCCCAACTGTTGCCGCCGCTGTCGAAGCGGCACCAGCGAACACCACCGTCTTCCTCCCGGCGGGGACGTACCGCGTCGATTCGGTCGTCGTCAACCGCTCTGTGACCATCGCCGGTGCGGGACCACAAACGGTTATTCGCGGTGACGGAAACGGGACTGTCTTCCACCTCCGCGCGGACGGCGCGGCAGTGACCGACCTCCGGATTACGGGCGTCGGCGACGTGGGGAGTCGCGGGTTCGACCGGCGAAACGAGACGCTAAACTGGGATACGACGGTCCAGTTAGCGTACGGGTACGGCGATGCCGCGATAGTTTTAGACGATGCCGACCGCGGCGTCGTAGCCGACGTAACGATAGACACACCAGCAAGCGGCGTTATCGTCCGTCACAGTAACGAATCGGTGCTACGGAATCTGACCGTCAACGGAGCCGACACCGCCTCAGAGGGGTTTATGGGTGCCATCCTCATCGGAGCGCGGAGCGTGGTGGAAGAATCGACGTTCTACGACGGCCGCGACGGCGTCTACACGCACCGCGCCGACGGGAGTGTCGTCAGAGAGAACCAGTTTGCACCCGGCAGATACGGCGTTCACGAGATGTACACCTCGGAAACACTCGTCACAGACAACGTCGTGCGCGACGCGCAAATGGGCATCATCGTGATGACCCGACCGACAAATAACCTCATCGTCGGCAACGAAGTCAGAGACAGCGAGTTCGGCATCGTCCCCGCCGGAGGCGACTCCTACTACGCCGAAAACGTCGTCGTCGGCAACGAGTACGGCCTACAAGTCGCTGGCGACCGGAACACGTTCGCCGCAAACGTCGTCGTCGGCAACGACGTTGGACTCCGAGCGACGGATATTCTCCCGTCGAACTGGGTCGTACGAAACGACGTGGTAGCGAACGCCCGCCGGGTTGCGTCAAACCTCGGCCCGCTTCGAACGTGGACGCATCACGGTGTCGGCAACTACTGGGGTGCGCTTCCTCTCCCCGATGCCGACGGCGACGGCGTTTACGACCGCGCGTACCAACCGTCTGGTTCAGTCGATGCCCGTCTCGGTGAGACGCCGGGAACGACAACGCTGGCCCAGTCTCCCGCCGCCGCGACGCTCCGCCGCGTCCGGGACGTTGTCTCCGGACTCCGACAGACGGGCGTCGTCGATACGGCGGCGCGAACCCGACCGTTCGACCCTGAGGCGGTGGTTGAAGCGATGAATGCGACAGAGACGACGAATAGCACCGTGATCGATGCAGCGGACACCAGCCAGCAGACCGGAGGTGCATCAGCGTGA